In a single window of the Elaeis guineensis isolate ETL-2024a chromosome 8, EG11, whole genome shotgun sequence genome:
- the LOC105050415 gene encoding cryptochrome DASH, chloroplastic/mitochondrial isoform X2, which yields MPFLLLSFSPTILASRAFACTPNPLLFNSHLIMSLAWKPVSRPDDRRPARCHTVPGLSAEEVAAASEEAFGSYYTPDLKRKGTGVAIMWFRNDLRVLDNESLIRAWAASDAVLPVYCVDPRHYGTTHYFGFPKTGAFRAQFLIESLADLKKNLMKHGLDLLVRHGKPEDILPSVAKALGAHTVYAQKESCSEELLVEELVRRGLHQVVIHEGESSKQKSVNPKLQLIWGSTMYHIDDLPFEAKNLPDVYTQFRKAVESKCSIRSCFKLPASLGPLPSGSLDEISGQGTIPTLEQLGYNEKKFERGMHFVGGENAALGRVHEYFWENDMLRVYKETRNGMLGPDYSTKFSPWLASGSLSPRYIYEEVKRYEKQRLANDSTYWVLFELIWRDYFRFLSIKNGNSIFHLGPRKVMSKWSQDQSLFESWRDGRTGYPLIDANMKELCTTGFMSNRGRQIVCSFLVRDMGIDWRMGAEWFETCLLDYDPASNYGNWTYGAGVGNDPREDRYFSIPKQAKTYDPEGEYVAYWLPELRALPKDRRNFPGQSYIKQVVPLKFENTNQRNDYAKRGKGKWNNVHEG from the exons ATGCCgttcctcctcctctccttctctccgacCATCCTCGCCTCCAGAGCCTTCGCTTGCACTCCAAATCCACTCCTCTTCAATTCCCATCTCATCATGAGCTTGGCTTGGAAGCCTGTTTCCCGGCCTGACGATCGCCGGCCGGCACGATGCCATACAGTCCCGGGACTGAGCGCCGAGGAGGTCGCTGCGGCTTCCGAGGAGGCGTTCGGGAGTTATTACACTCCCGATTTGAAGCGGAAGGGCACCGGGGTCGCCATCATGTGGTTCAGAAACGACCTCCGGGTGCTCGACAACGAGTCGCTGATCCGGGCGTGGGCGGCATCTGATGCGGTCTTACCGGTGTATTGTGTGGACCCTCGCCATTACGGAACTACCCATTACTTCGGATTTCCAAAAACTGGAG CCTTCAGAGCACAGTTTCTGATAGAAAGCCTTGCTGACTTGAAAAAGAATTTGATGAAGCATGGATTAGACTTGCTTGTACGACATGGAAAGCCTGAGGACATCCTCCCTTCAGTTGCGAAAGCTCTTGGAGCCCATACA GTTTATGCTCAGAAAGAAAGTTGCAGTGAGGAGCTTCTTGTTGAGGAGCTTGTTCGCAGAGGTTTGCATCAAGTAGTGATACATGAGGGAGAATCTTCGAAACAGAAATCTGTAAATCCTAAGCTACAACTTATATGGGGAAGCACTATGTACCATATCGATGATCTTCCATTTGAAGCAAAGAATTTGCCAGATGTATATACACAGTTCCGTAAG GCTGTTGAATCGAAGTGTTCAATTAGGAGTTGCTTCAAATTGCCAGCATCACTTGGGCCACTTCCCAGCGGCAGTTTGGATGAAATTAGTGGACAGGGAACCATTCCTACACTTGAGCAACTAGGATACAACGAGAAAAAG TTTGAACGAGGAATGCACTTTGTCGGAGGTGAGAATGCAGCGTTGGGCAGGGTTCATGAATATTTCTGGGAGAAT GACATGCTAAGGGTCTACAAGGAGACAAGAAATGGCATGTTAGGGCCAGATTATTCCACAAAATTCTCTCCATGGCTTGCTTCTGGTAGTCTCTCTCCACGTTATATCTATGAAGAG GTAAAGAGATACGAGAAGCAGCGCTTGGCAAATGATTCAACATACTG GGTTCTATTTGAGCTGATATGGAGAGACTACTTCAGGTTTCTTTCAATAAAAAATGGAAATTCAATTTTTCATCTAG GTCCAAGAAAAGTGATGTCCAAGTGGAGCCAAGATCAGTCACTCTTTGAGTCTTGGAGAGATGGTCGAACAGG TTATCCTCTCATTGATGCAAACATGAAAGAGCTATGCACCACTGGCTTCATGTCAAACCGGGGACGTCAG ATTGTCTGCTCATTTCTGGTTCGAGATATGGGCATAGACTGGCGCATGGGAGCTGAATGGTTTGAGACATGTCTCTTAGATTATGATCCAGCATCAAATTATGGTAACTGGACTTATGGAGCAG GAGTCGGTAATGACCCAAGAGAAGATCGGTATTTTAGTATCCCAAAACAA GCAAAAACCTATGATCCTGAAGGTGAGTATGTTGCTTACTGGTTGCCAGAGCTACGAGCGCTTCCAAAGGATAGAAGGAACTTCCCAGGACAATCATATATTAAGCAAGTTGTACCTTTAAAGTTTGAGAACACAAATCAAAGGAATGATTACGCCAAAAGAGGGAAGGGGAAATGGAACAATGTGCACGAAGGATGA
- the LOC105050587 gene encoding probable plastid-lipid-associated protein 8, chloroplastic yields the protein MPSLSNFFCLTVLRSHYSVASSHPLFSPTKPQVLLSHPNPSYPPSISLRPCRCKISTVRASIAARPVVGAPDDLVASILSKVKGTDGGVLLTKDGHKEVADVALQLEKYCVDEPVKCPLIFGEWDVVYCSRPTSPGGGYRSAFGRLVFKTNEMVQVVEAPDTVRNMVSFSAFGFLDGEVSLKGKLKVLDDKWIQVIFLPPKLKIGSLGFQYGGESEVKLQITYIDEKLRLGKGSRGSLFVFLRRG from the exons ATGCCATCTCTGAG CAATTTTTTCTGTTTAACTGTT CTTCGGTCACACTACTCGGTGGCTTCAAGccatcctctcttctcccccaccAAACCCCAAGTCCTCCTCTCCCACCCCAACCCCTCGTATCCGCCGTCGATCTCTCTCCGGCCCTGTAGATGCAAGATCTCGACCGTCCGCGCCTCGATTGCTGCTCGGCCGGTCGTCGGGGCACCGGACGATCTCGTGGCTTCTATTCTCTCCAAG GTAAAGGGGACTGATGGAGGAGTTTTGCTCACCAAGGATGGGCACAAAGAGGTAGCTGATGTGGCACTACAGCTGGAAAAATATTGCGTAGACGAGCCTGTTAAATGCCCTCTTATATTTGGAG AGTGGGATGTTGTGTACTGCTCAAGGCCAACATCACCTGGCGGAGGTTACCGGAGTGCTTTTGGACGCCTTGTCTTCAAAACAAATGAAATGGTGCAAGTTGTGGAAGCCCCAGATACTGTGAGAAATATGGTGTCATTCTCTGCCTTTGGTTTCCTTGATGGAGAAGTATCCTTGAAAG GTAAACTGAAAGTATTGGATGATAAATGGATTCAAGTCATATTTTTACCCCCTAAACTCAAGATCGGCTCCCTGGGGTTTCAGTATGGCGGTGAGAGTGAGGTAAAGTTGCAAATAACCTACATCGATGAGAAACTCAGACTAGGGAAGGGTTCAAGAGGTTCGCTTTTTGTCTTTCTAAGACGAGGCTAA
- the LOC105050415 gene encoding cryptochrome DASH, chloroplastic/mitochondrial isoform X1, with the protein MPFLLLSFSPTILASRAFACTPNPLLFNSHLIMSLAWKPVSRPDDRRPARCHTVPGLSAEEVAAASEEAFGSYYTPDLKRKGTGVAIMWFRNDLRVLDNESLIRAWAASDAVLPVYCVDPRHYGTTHYFGFPKTGAFRAQFLIESLADLKKNLMKHGLDLLVRHGKPEDILPSVAKALGAHTVYAQKESCSEELLVEELVRRGLHQVVIHEGESSKQKSVNPKLQLIWGSTMYHIDDLPFEAKNLPDVYTQFRKAVESKCSIRSCFKLPASLGPLPSGSLDEISGQGTIPTLEQLGYNEKKFERGMHFVGGENAALGRVHEYFWENDMLRVYKETRNGMLGPDYSTKFSPWLASGSLSPRYIYEEVKRYEKQRLANDSTYWVLFELIWRDYFRFLSIKNGNSIFHLGGPRKVMSKWSQDQSLFESWRDGRTGYPLIDANMKELCTTGFMSNRGRQIVCSFLVRDMGIDWRMGAEWFETCLLDYDPASNYGNWTYGAGVGNDPREDRYFSIPKQAKTYDPEGEYVAYWLPELRALPKDRRNFPGQSYIKQVVPLKFENTNQRNDYAKRGKGKWNNVHEG; encoded by the exons ATGCCgttcctcctcctctccttctctccgacCATCCTCGCCTCCAGAGCCTTCGCTTGCACTCCAAATCCACTCCTCTTCAATTCCCATCTCATCATGAGCTTGGCTTGGAAGCCTGTTTCCCGGCCTGACGATCGCCGGCCGGCACGATGCCATACAGTCCCGGGACTGAGCGCCGAGGAGGTCGCTGCGGCTTCCGAGGAGGCGTTCGGGAGTTATTACACTCCCGATTTGAAGCGGAAGGGCACCGGGGTCGCCATCATGTGGTTCAGAAACGACCTCCGGGTGCTCGACAACGAGTCGCTGATCCGGGCGTGGGCGGCATCTGATGCGGTCTTACCGGTGTATTGTGTGGACCCTCGCCATTACGGAACTACCCATTACTTCGGATTTCCAAAAACTGGAG CCTTCAGAGCACAGTTTCTGATAGAAAGCCTTGCTGACTTGAAAAAGAATTTGATGAAGCATGGATTAGACTTGCTTGTACGACATGGAAAGCCTGAGGACATCCTCCCTTCAGTTGCGAAAGCTCTTGGAGCCCATACA GTTTATGCTCAGAAAGAAAGTTGCAGTGAGGAGCTTCTTGTTGAGGAGCTTGTTCGCAGAGGTTTGCATCAAGTAGTGATACATGAGGGAGAATCTTCGAAACAGAAATCTGTAAATCCTAAGCTACAACTTATATGGGGAAGCACTATGTACCATATCGATGATCTTCCATTTGAAGCAAAGAATTTGCCAGATGTATATACACAGTTCCGTAAG GCTGTTGAATCGAAGTGTTCAATTAGGAGTTGCTTCAAATTGCCAGCATCACTTGGGCCACTTCCCAGCGGCAGTTTGGATGAAATTAGTGGACAGGGAACCATTCCTACACTTGAGCAACTAGGATACAACGAGAAAAAG TTTGAACGAGGAATGCACTTTGTCGGAGGTGAGAATGCAGCGTTGGGCAGGGTTCATGAATATTTCTGGGAGAAT GACATGCTAAGGGTCTACAAGGAGACAAGAAATGGCATGTTAGGGCCAGATTATTCCACAAAATTCTCTCCATGGCTTGCTTCTGGTAGTCTCTCTCCACGTTATATCTATGAAGAG GTAAAGAGATACGAGAAGCAGCGCTTGGCAAATGATTCAACATACTG GGTTCTATTTGAGCTGATATGGAGAGACTACTTCAGGTTTCTTTCAATAAAAAATGGAAATTCAATTTTTCATCTAG gagGTCCAAGAAAAGTGATGTCCAAGTGGAGCCAAGATCAGTCACTCTTTGAGTCTTGGAGAGATGGTCGAACAGG TTATCCTCTCATTGATGCAAACATGAAAGAGCTATGCACCACTGGCTTCATGTCAAACCGGGGACGTCAG ATTGTCTGCTCATTTCTGGTTCGAGATATGGGCATAGACTGGCGCATGGGAGCTGAATGGTTTGAGACATGTCTCTTAGATTATGATCCAGCATCAAATTATGGTAACTGGACTTATGGAGCAG GAGTCGGTAATGACCCAAGAGAAGATCGGTATTTTAGTATCCCAAAACAA GCAAAAACCTATGATCCTGAAGGTGAGTATGTTGCTTACTGGTTGCCAGAGCTACGAGCGCTTCCAAAGGATAGAAGGAACTTCCCAGGACAATCATATATTAAGCAAGTTGTACCTTTAAAGTTTGAGAACACAAATCAAAGGAATGATTACGCCAAAAGAGGGAAGGGGAAATGGAACAATGTGCACGAAGGATGA